In Fluviicola sp., the sequence CCACAGAACCGTTTTCATATCAATGCGGAAAGCGGTTTGGCTACTTTTATGCAAATTTCGAATATTGGGGGTGGTGGTCTCCCTGGTACTGGACAGACCGGAACAGATGGTTTAAAACTGGGATTGCAGAATTTACTGGCACCTACGGGCAACCGGCAGTACGGATACCTGCAATGGCAGGAACACACGCCTTTCATCATTCAGACCGCGTGGTCTGGAAGTGGCGGATCAACTGCGACGGGAGAACGGATGCGCATCACCAGCCGCGGTGCACTGATCAATACAGAAGGATTCGCTCATGCGTCAAGTATCAGCTCTCCTAACGTTACACGTGTTGCAATCAGCTATCTCGGTTCGACAGCCTTAACGCAGCCAAGAAGCTTGCTCCACTTAGGATTTAATGGACCAAACAGCTGGCGTTCCTGGATGGATATGGGAACATACGCCTCTGCTCCGGAAGCACATACGTACCTGGGAATTTTCGATGGAACTAACACTGGAACTTTGGCCTGGGGTAGCATAGGGAATTCTGATATGCGCTATATTTTTACTACAACGGATGGTACCGCAGGTGAAGCTGGAACAGCGGACGGTTTGGAGGCTATGAGAATGACGCCTACCGCAACTAATGGTGTGTACACTGGGATTGGAGGTGATCCAAATGCTAACCTTTATGGACCTGCTGCAAACAGCCAAACACCAACGGCAACTTTGGAAGTAAACTCCTGGGGTGCAACCAACGTTCCAGGCGGTAGTTCAGGTCTTCGTTTTTCAAACCTGAACACTTCTTCTCCTATAACGACAAACCCGGGAGCTGGTGTATTGGCCGTTAATGCTGATGGCGATGTGATCTATGTTGATAAAACTTCGGATGGATTGGATTGCTGGGACCAGAACGGCAATGGGATCGGTGATGGAAATGAAGATTTGAACGGGGACGGACAATATAACTATTTAGATTGTGTGAGTTTGCCGTGTTGGGACCTAAACCAAAATGGCGTATTTGATGTGGCGACGGAAGACTTTGATGGTGATTTACAAGCAAGCCCGGGAGATTGTCGAGGGCCTCAAGGGAATACAGGCGCAACAGGACCTGTAGGCCCACAAGGTCCGCAAGGCCCTCAGGGTGTTCCTGGGAATGCGATTTTCTTTGCTGATAACGGTGTGTCCCGAAACCCGGGAAGCATCATCCGGTTGGGAGATGAATATATTGGAACTCCAGGCACGAATACTCCTTTGACCAGCAATCGACAAGTTCAATTGGGTGGTAACAACCTGATCTTTTCAGGTGCCGGGGATATTGCTATAGGGCTGACTTATCCTAACCAGCCTACGCAAAGGTTGGATGTCAACGGGAATGCCCGTTTCCGTAATGTATCAACTACGGGAGGTCAATACCTGATGCTTGGACAAATCAACGCAAATGTGAACGATCTTACCTTATCCAAGCTTGGTTTCTCGGGCAACACCAATCAGTACCTTGCCGGAAACGGAACCTGGCAGTTTCTGCCGACTGTGGGTGCAATATGCGGAGCTCCAGCAACTGAGGGTGCACTGTTTGCCAATACACGGTTAAACCTGAACGGACAGAACTTCTATTTTAGCAATCTTACTCCGACCGGGAATACTAGCGTCAACAAGGTTGCCGTTGGTTATAACTGCTCTACACCACTTCCTGCTAAATTTAACGTTTATCAGAAAGAACTCACTTCTCTTTCCATTTCAACGATTGCTTCGCACGCTGATAACCGCGATATAGGAACTGTTCAGGGAACAGAATATATAGGTGCATTTGGCATTGCCCAGGGGAACCAATTCATCCAGAGGATAAGCAATACAGGCGGATCGTTCGAAGGTCGCAATGCGGCGCTGAATTTCGGTGTCAAAGGATATGCCTGGAGAGGCGGATACGCCAACGTATCTACCAGCTATGGAGGTTACTTTAAAGCAAATGATGCTTTTGGGTCCTATGGTGTAGTAGGTCACGCAGACAATAATTCAACAGTGGGTGTAGCCTATGGTGTCTATGGGTCCGCTAACGGTGGACAATTTGCACGAGCGGGCTATTTTGATGGACTCATTCAAACAACAGCATCTTATGTCCAAACTTCTGATTCAATGTTCAAGAATAATGTCAATAGGTTGAACAGCACCCTTAAATTGATCCAGTTGTTGAAACCAGTAAGTTACACGATGGATACTATCCATTACCCACAGATGAATTTTGACAATCATTTGCAGTACGGATACATTGCACAGGATGTTGCCAATGTTTTCCCTAGTTTGGTATACGACAGCTATCATCCGTCATCTATTGATTCCCTGGGAAATCCGATTGATTCCGCAGTAACCTACAAAGCACTGAACTATAACGGATTCATTTCGATCAACACTGCTGCAATTATTGAACTAAACAAAAAGGTTGATGCGATCTCACTTTCTGACGAATCCATTAAAACCAATGTACAGGACTTGACTGGTTCGTTGGATAAAGTTCTTGCGATGCGAGGTGTTTCCTATGATTGGGACCATACGGTTCATCCTGAACTTGGTTTGGACAGTTTAAACCAAGTAGGATTTATTGCACAAGAAATCCAAGCTATAGACCCTCGTTTAACCTTCGTAGCCGATGATAGTCTATTGCACGTGAAGTACGAAAAAGTAGTTCCTGTTTTGGCAGAGGCAATAGAAGAACTGAACGGTGAAGTTGAAAGCAAAGATTCGCTTATCCATGTTCTGGTTACGGAGAACGCTGAGCAAGATTCAACGATCAGCGCACAACAGACAACGATTGACGATCTGAACAACCGTTTGACACAACTGGAAAACTGCCTTTCAGGTATTTTACCTTTACTGTGCCAGTTGAACCAAAGCGCTATACAGGCGAATACACCAGCAGCACAGGAAGAGGTGCGCAAGAACCTGAACGTGACGTTGAGCAACCGCAATGCGATCGTGCTTGACCAGAATGTACCGAACCCGTTTGCAGAGCAGACAACCATCAATTTCTCCATTCCTGAAACGGTGAAGAAAGCACAGATCCATTTTTATGATGGAAACGGACGCTTTATGAACTCTGTTGAAGTAACTGAAAGAGGATTGGGAAGTGTTACGGTATTTGGTTCTGATTTGAGTACGGGAGTGTATACTTACACGCTGGTTGCTGACGGACAAGTTGTAGCGACTAAGAAAATGATGAAACAATAGATCTATTTTAAGTCCTGAGGCAAGGTTTTAATCTAATATGTAGAATATTGTAATCACTTTGATCACTAATGGAATGATTCGAACCATAAGGGCGTAAAATTTTACGCCCTTACGGTTCTACAAAATACATAACCGATTCAAAATTATGCATACTAACAATTCACTGAATGTTTCTTTCGAGGACCTCTTTAAATTACTGATAGGACTCATTGCAGACGATCTGAAAGTACAAAAGCATTTGTACCATTTGAGCCTTAGCGGGCTGGACACTACTCCTTTGCAGCTGGAACTTCACCGAAGCATCTTTGTTTTGGCGGGACTGAAGGAATCCGATATTTCCGAAGAACTGGAGGATTGGTACTTCGCCCAAACACAACGAGTCAACAACATTGATCTGAAGCATGACGAACAGGCGCTTTCCGGCTTGTCAGCAGAAATTTTGGAGGGTTTGCTGAAGTTGCGGAATGAGATATACGGGAGGAAGATGGGTTGATAACCGGCTAAAACACAGTGGGCGCGCGATTAATCGCGCGCCCACTGTGTTTTATGAAAAATGGATTTACCACTCAAATACTTTCTTCGCATTCGGGTCTTTGACCTTTTTGGTGCGTGTTTTTGTAGACTCGGGGAAATGGAATGCCATACCGAAGCGGATATTCAGGGCATCCAACCATTCCTTGTGCGGTTCCTGTTTGGAGTAAATATTCGTTAATCCCTTTGAATAAGCCGGGATGACGTAAGCAGAAACATATTTGGAGAAGCGGTACTGGACACCTGCTGAAAATAAGAGGTTAATTCCGGCACTGTTCAGGCCTTCAATGGTTTTTGAAGGATCATCCGGACTGATATCCGATCCCTGTGAATTCACGATGGTGTATTTGGTGCTCATGCCCATTGGAATGTAAGGCTGGAAACCTGCTCCGACCAACAACTGAACGCGTTTTCCGTAAGTGAAGTACAACTGGATCGGAAGAGCAAGCATGTTGTATTTGCGGTCGTAGGAATAAGCGCTGTCATTGTCAGTCGATTTATATTCGTACGATTCTCCGTAACGGTCAATGGATAATCCTGCTTCAAAGCTTAAAAAGCGGTTGATGCGGTTTCTCACACCTGCCTGGTAGGTCCAGCGGTTTACCATCTTTTCGTCTGCCCGGATCCCGATAGGCCTGCCGAACAAATCGCCGTTCTCTGCCAGCCTGTGAGATCCGATACTGTATCCGGCCCCGATAAATACGGTGAAATCCATCATTCCTTTTTCCGGATCGTATTTCGCGGAAGGGTCTTTTGCCTGTTTCTCAGATTCGGCAGTAGTTTTCTTTTTAGTGTCTCCAACCTTCCCGGTAGAAATTTGTGCCTGGTTCACAAAAGGACTAAAAATTAATAACGTTAGGACTGCTAATTGTTTCATGAAAAGCTTATTTTTGGTAGAATTGTAAAGATACAATCTTTGGTTAATACTTAAAAATCCTATCATGTCGAGAAAAGAAAAATTGCCTAAAAAGAAGAAAAGTTTCATTCGCAGACTTTTCAAATGGACAGGACTTACCCTGTTATTCTTATTAATCGCAATCATCCTGATCCCTATAATTTTCAAGGATGAAATCAAGGAAATGGTATTGAAGGAAGTGAGTAAATCCCTGAAGGCTGATGTAACTATCAAAGACTTTGACCTGACCTTTCTTTCCACGTTCCCGAATGTCACTATCCAATTATATGACACGAAGGTAACAGGTAGAACGGAATTTAAGGGCGTAGAGTTGGCAAGTGTCAAAACTATTGAGGCACATGTAGGTTTATGGGATGTAATCGGTGGAGATGAAATCGAAATTGACGAGGTGCATATCTCGGATGCAAAGTTCGATATACGCGTGGATCCGGAAGGAAAAGCGAACTACGATATCGTGATCCCAACGGAAGAAAGACCGGTTGAAGACCAGGAGCCCTCCAAGTTCAAAATGTCTTTGAAAGAATATTCCCTGAATAATATTCAGATCGTTTATGATGACCAGGCTTCGGATATGTATGCCAACATCAAAAACCTGAACCACACCGGCGAAGGAGATTTAACAGCAGACGTGATCGATTTCGAAACAAGTACACAGATGGATGAGCTAACCTTTGAAATGGAAGGCCTGAGCTATTTGTCGAAAGTAAAAACAGATGCGGATGTGAACCTGCTGATGGAATTCAAGGAAGATGATTCCAAATTCACCCTGAAGGAAAACAGTTTTGCTTTGAATAATTTCAAGATGTCACTGGATGGTTTCTACCAGATGCTGAAGGACCATGACCAGATGGACCTGAAATTGAATACCAAAGAGATCAGCTTCAAAGATTTGCTGTCATTGGTCCCAAGTTTCTACCAAAGCGGTTACGAAAGCATGATTGCCAAAGGAGATTTAAAAATGAACGGAGAAGTAAAAGGCCGTTTGGATGAGAAAAATCTTCCGGGATGGGATTTCGGGTTGAATGTAAACCGGGCAAGCATCAAGTACGCAGGATTGGGTTCTATCAATAACATCACGGTGGATGCAGGTTCTAAATTTGCCGGCGGTTCCAACCTGGATAAAATGACTTTGGATGTTACGAAATTCCACTCTGAGTTCGTGGGGAACCTGATCGACGCAAACCTGAAGCTGAGAAACCCGATAACGGACCCGTTGATCAACTCCAAACTGAAGGCAAAAGTAAACCTGGCTACGATCGGGAAGGTGATGCCCCTGGCAGAAGGAGAATCCTACAAAGGTAAACTCAATGCAGATGTGGCATTGAACGGTCGCATGAGTTCGATTGAAAAAGAACAATACGAAAAATTTGACGCGAAAGGATTGATTGAATTATTCGACTTCCTGTATAAGTCCAAAGACTTGAACGAAGATGTGAACGTGAAGGATTTGACTTTCCGTTTCAGTCCGCAAAACCTGACTTTGGAGAAAATGCATGCGAACATGGGTAAATCCGATTTCGCGATGGATGGGAAGATTGATAATTACTTAGGATATTTATTCGGAAACAACAAAGAAGACCAGTTGCTGAAAGGTGCGTTCAACTTCAATAGTAATAACCTGGATCTGGATCAGTTGATGGGTGTATCGAATGCTCCGGCAGCTTCAACGGCTTCTGCAGAACCTGCTCCGGCAGATCCGAATGCCGAGCCATTGTTGATTCCTGAAAACGTGGATTTCAACCTGAACACGAACGTTCAGAAATTGCATTACAACGGAATTGATGTCAACAACCTCAATGGAAATGTAAACGTGAAGGAAGAAGTGGCTTCTTTGAACGGATTGACTATGAATACCATGGGCGGAACAGTTGGCCTTCGCGGAAGTTACAGCTCGAAAGATCACAACAAGCCTGCAATCGATTTGGGTTATAACCTGAAAGAAATCGATATCCAGGAAATTGCTTCACACTTCCTGACAATCGGGAAACTGGCGCCGGTAGCGAAGTATGCAAAAGGAAAGTTCAGTTCTACTTTGAACCTGAAGGGCGATTTGACCAAGGCGTTGGAGCCGGTTTACAATACATTGGCCGGTGACGGGGATTTCTTTACGAATACCGTTACGATAAGTGGTTTTGAGCCGTTGAAAAAACTGGGAGATGCATTGAGCATGGATAAGATTTCCAACCAGACATTCAAAGATGTGAAAGCATTCTTCAGCTTCAAAGACGGAAAGATGAGCCTGAAGAAACCACTGAAGATTAAAATGAGCGGAATCGATACGGAGATTACCGGATCTACTGCCTTTACGCAGGAAATCGACTACAAAATGCTTTTGCAGGTACCGAAAGCAATGATCCCGGGCGGAATTGTTAAAGCGGCCGAACAGGGAATTGCCAAGGTAAACGGTATTGCTCCGAAATTGAATCTGGGATCTATCCCGGATATCATCCCGGTAAATGCATTGGTTGGCGGAACCGTGACCAAGCCGGTGATCAAAACGGACTTCAAGGAAGCTTTACTGAAAGCAACGGGCAACCTGAAAGACAACCTGAAGGCGCAAGGAAAAGAAATGCTGGATAAAGCGAAGGATTCCGTGAAAATCATTGTGAAAGATAAGGTGGATGAAGTGAAAAAGGATTTGATCGCGGAGAAAAACAAGATTATGGCGGACGCACAAAAAGAAGCCGACAAAGTGAAAGCCGAAGCGAAGAAAGCCGGTGACCAGATCCGTGCGGAAGCAGACAAGCAATGTACCGCAGCAATGGATGAAGCCGGAGGAAATATCGTGAAGAAGAAAATTGCGGAAGGAACTTGTAAGGAACTCAAGAAGAAAGCCGACAACAGCGCAAACAAACTCGAAGCGGAAGCACAAACCAAGGCCGATAATATCATGAACAAGGCCCGGGAGAAAGCGGATGCTGTGAAGTAAATTCAGAAATAACCAGTAGGGGCGAATAATTATTCGCCCCTACTGGTAAAACCAACCGGATGTTCAAAAACACGTAGGGCCGCGATTAATCGCGGCCCTACGTGTTTTATATGTCATATTGATTTATTCCGAATCACTCGGTCCTGCTCCGGTGCCGAATGATTGAATGTCTCCGTCGTAGAAGATCATGATTTGAGCAACATCGCGCAGGAAATCAATTTTACCGATCTCAATGCGGTTGATCTTCAAACCGGTTCTTTGCTGAACGTCAACCATCATTTCGTTGTATTTCTCCGGCTGGATCAAATCGATGCGGTCGTAGACAATGATCTTGCGCGTTTCGTGCTTTAAAAGCCACAAATATTCCAAACCTGCTGTTAAAAGGATCAAACAACCGTTCATTAAGCCCATTTCGGCCAGGGAAATTTTGTTCGAAGCCAGGGCATTAATAACCGAAAGACCAATTACCAGGAACAGGTAGGTCATTTCCTTGATCTCGATTCCTTCCGTCCGGTACCTTAAAATCCCGAAGATGGCAAAAAGCCCGAGTCCCATACCGGTGTCGATATCGAGTTTCTTTAGTCCGAAACACAGGAAGAAGGTAATCATACCGATCAGGAAGTACGTGAAAAGGTAATCTTTACGTCTTGCCTTGGTATAATACATGAAGCGGATCAGTATGATAAGAACTACCAGGTTCACGGTCATTCTGAACAGAAGCGCATACAAGTCTTCGTTGAAAAAGGAAATACCGAACAACTTAAAGTCCGGCTGATGGGAGAGAAGCATGTGATGAATTGTTTATTAGTTTTTGTATAAGTAGCTTTTTTGCCTTGAACCTGTTTGCCTTTAAACGATCATCTTCGTAAAGGTCAATCATACCGAAGCAAAATTTGGATATACGGAACGGGCGTACCAGTTCGCGTTTCATTAATTGATAGAAGGGAGAAGTTCTATCGAGTTTGGGCTGTTTTAATTCCGCGATCACAATGGCCGAAAGCGTTTGGTTCTTGCAATTCGGATCATCGAGTGTGCCGTTGATGATGTCAAAATCGATCGTTAAGCGCTCTTCCACCAATTTATTCACCAAAGTGATGCGGCGGTAGCTGTTTACCATGACCGGTTTCAAATCGATTTGCTTTTGCAGTTTATCCAGCAGGAATGTGCGCTGATCGTCTGAAAAATCCGACGTAAAACCATCGATGTTGATGCGGTTCTTATCTGTTCGTCCTTTGATCTTTTCCTTTACTTCCAGGTAAGACTTATTACTGTCCAGATAAGTCCGGATGCGCACTTTAAAGCGGTGCGGAAGGGACTTATGATGATCGTAAAAGAACGAATAGTTGGAATTGTCGAAGTATTGGCTGGTGTAATCAAAGATCACTTTCCCGTCAATGTTCAGCACATCGTAATAGGGGCGCATTTCCTCTAGGAAGGCTTCCAGTTTACTGATGGGAAAGGCAAATTTCTCATCTACGCGGTTCATCAAGGGAGCACGTGACAATTCCTCCAATGAAATGCCATGGTAAGTGTGCAACAAATCAGTTAATTTTCCCTTCATGATAAATTCAAATATAGTTAATAATCTATATGACGTAATTTTTCCTATTGAAGTTATTTAATTTTTGCTGTAAATAGTTAAAAAAATAAAGTGTAAGGTGGTTTCTATTTAGCGAAAGGTTCAAAAGTTGAACAGATTAAAAGTTCAAAATCAATGAAACCCGATTGAACTTTTTGAACTCTTTATACTACTTTTGGACATGCAAAAGAAAATTTTACTCCTGGGTTCCGGGGAACTTGGAAAAGAACTGGTAATCGCTTTACAGCGTTTGGGACAAACAGTTATTGCGGTAGACAGCTATGAAAATGCACCTGCGATGCAAGTAGCGGATTCTTTCGAAGTCATCAATATGCTGGATGCTGTTTCCCTGGATGCAATTGTTGCGAAACATAACCCGGATTTGATCGTTCCGGAAATTGAAGCAATCCGCACGGAGCGTTTCTACGAATACGAGAAAATGGGAATCCAGGTGATTCCTTCAGCGAAGGCGGCTAATTTCACCATGAACCGGAAGGCAATCCGTGATTTGGCGGCGAAAGACCTGGGAGTGAAAACAGCCAACTACCTCTATGCAAAAACAGGTGAAGAATTTGAACGGGCAGTGCTGGAAATCGGTATTCCATGTGTGGTGAAACCATTGATGTCGAGTTCCGGAAAAGGCCAGTCGGTTATCCGTTCGAAAGAAGAAATTTCCAAAGCCTGGACGTACGCCATCGAAGGTTCGCGCGGTGACTTGAAAGAAGTGATCGTGGAAGAATTCATCCCGTTCGATTATGAGATCACTTTATTGACCGTTACCCAAAACAGCGGTGAAACTTTATTCTGCGCGCCGATCGGTCACAGACAGGAGCGCGGAGATTACCAGGAAAGCTGGCAGCCGATGCCGATGAACCCGGATCATTTGAAAGAAGCGCAGGAAATGGCCGCGAAAGTGACCAAAGCGCTTGGAGGGTCCGGTTTGTGGGGAGTAGAATTCTTTATTACGAAAGACGGGGCTTATTTCTCGGAATTATCGCCGCGTCCGCATGATACGGGAATGGTAACACTTGCGGGAACCCAGAATTTCAGTGA encodes:
- a CDS encoding tail fiber domain-containing protein yields the protein MNNKLLQIIFVSLLLFNQEANSQSSSATNAFVGGRYLGWDNFSGVNPLLFRTAGATRMRLNGDEILNYLGTNFMVDVRGHFGIGVNNYFATETPLTMLHLEGPNNTIFNGGQFRGWMKTGVLSRENSDAMYVGMKPQGTNRSDAVVYWSDDAGGTDGPDNLRFLFGTTQNTLPGAVQPLLGNSQDGYEMMRMTASGPLNELNFPAGYIGVGPLFTDVNRPQNRFHINAESGLATFMQISNIGGGGLPGTGQTGTDGLKLGLQNLLAPTGNRQYGYLQWQEHTPFIIQTAWSGSGGSTATGERMRITSRGALINTEGFAHASSISSPNVTRVAISYLGSTALTQPRSLLHLGFNGPNSWRSWMDMGTYASAPEAHTYLGIFDGTNTGTLAWGSIGNSDMRYIFTTTDGTAGEAGTADGLEAMRMTPTATNGVYTGIGGDPNANLYGPAANSQTPTATLEVNSWGATNVPGGSSGLRFSNLNTSSPITTNPGAGVLAVNADGDVIYVDKTSDGLDCWDQNGNGIGDGNEDLNGDGQYNYLDCVSLPCWDLNQNGVFDVATEDFDGDLQASPGDCRGPQGNTGATGPVGPQGPQGPQGVPGNAIFFADNGVSRNPGSIIRLGDEYIGTPGTNTPLTSNRQVQLGGNNLIFSGAGDIAIGLTYPNQPTQRLDVNGNARFRNVSTTGGQYLMLGQINANVNDLTLSKLGFSGNTNQYLAGNGTWQFLPTVGAICGAPATEGALFANTRLNLNGQNFYFSNLTPTGNTSVNKVAVGYNCSTPLPAKFNVYQKELTSLSISTIASHADNRDIGTVQGTEYIGAFGIAQGNQFIQRISNTGGSFEGRNAALNFGVKGYAWRGGYANVSTSYGGYFKANDAFGSYGVVGHADNNSTVGVAYGVYGSANGGQFARAGYFDGLIQTTASYVQTSDSMFKNNVNRLNSTLKLIQLLKPVSYTMDTIHYPQMNFDNHLQYGYIAQDVANVFPSLVYDSYHPSSIDSLGNPIDSAVTYKALNYNGFISINTAAIIELNKKVDAISLSDESIKTNVQDLTGSLDKVLAMRGVSYDWDHTVHPELGLDSLNQVGFIAQEIQAIDPRLTFVADDSLLHVKYEKVVPVLAEAIEELNGEVESKDSLIHVLVTENAEQDSTISAQQTTIDDLNNRLTQLENCLSGILPLLCQLNQSAIQANTPAAQEEVRKNLNVTLSNRNAIVLDQNVPNPFAEQTTINFSIPETVKKAQIHFYDGNGRFMNSVEVTERGLGSVTVFGSDLSTGVYTYTLVADGQVVATKKMMKQ
- a CDS encoding outer membrane beta-barrel protein, yielding MKQLAVLTLLIFSPFVNQAQISTGKVGDTKKKTTAESEKQAKDPSAKYDPEKGMMDFTVFIGAGYSIGSHRLAENGDLFGRPIGIRADEKMVNRWTYQAGVRNRINRFLSFEAGLSIDRYGESYEYKSTDNDSAYSYDRKYNMLALPIQLYFTYGKRVQLLVGAGFQPYIPMGMSTKYTIVNSQGSDISPDDPSKTIEGLNSAGINLLFSAGVQYRFSKYVSAYVIPAYSKGLTNIYSKQEPHKEWLDALNIRFGMAFHFPESTKTRTKKVKDPNAKKVFEW
- a CDS encoding AsmA-like C-terminal region-containing protein, which translates into the protein MSRKEKLPKKKKSFIRRLFKWTGLTLLFLLIAIILIPIIFKDEIKEMVLKEVSKSLKADVTIKDFDLTFLSTFPNVTIQLYDTKVTGRTEFKGVELASVKTIEAHVGLWDVIGGDEIEIDEVHISDAKFDIRVDPEGKANYDIVIPTEERPVEDQEPSKFKMSLKEYSLNNIQIVYDDQASDMYANIKNLNHTGEGDLTADVIDFETSTQMDELTFEMEGLSYLSKVKTDADVNLLMEFKEDDSKFTLKENSFALNNFKMSLDGFYQMLKDHDQMDLKLNTKEISFKDLLSLVPSFYQSGYESMIAKGDLKMNGEVKGRLDEKNLPGWDFGLNVNRASIKYAGLGSINNITVDAGSKFAGGSNLDKMTLDVTKFHSEFVGNLIDANLKLRNPITDPLINSKLKAKVNLATIGKVMPLAEGESYKGKLNADVALNGRMSSIEKEQYEKFDAKGLIELFDFLYKSKDLNEDVNVKDLTFRFSPQNLTLEKMHANMGKSDFAMDGKIDNYLGYLFGNNKEDQLLKGAFNFNSNNLDLDQLMGVSNAPAASTASAEPAPADPNAEPLLIPENVDFNLNTNVQKLHYNGIDVNNLNGNVNVKEEVASLNGLTMNTMGGTVGLRGSYSSKDHNKPAIDLGYNLKEIDIQEIASHFLTIGKLAPVAKYAKGKFSSTLNLKGDLTKALEPVYNTLAGDGDFFTNTVTISGFEPLKKLGDALSMDKISNQTFKDVKAFFSFKDGKMSLKKPLKIKMSGIDTEITGSTAFTQEIDYKMLLQVPKAMIPGGIVKAAEQGIAKVNGIAPKLNLGSIPDIIPVNALVGGTVTKPVIKTDFKEALLKATGNLKDNLKAQGKEMLDKAKDSVKIIVKDKVDEVKKDLIAEKNKIMADAQKEADKVKAEAKKAGDQIRAEADKQCTAAMDEAGGNIVKKKIAEGTCKELKKKADNSANKLEAEAQTKADNIMNKAREKADAVK
- a CDS encoding DUF4956 domain-containing protein, producing the protein MLLSHQPDFKLFGISFFNEDLYALLFRMTVNLVVLIILIRFMYYTKARRKDYLFTYFLIGMITFFLCFGLKKLDIDTGMGLGLFAIFGILRYRTEGIEIKEMTYLFLVIGLSVINALASNKISLAEMGLMNGCLILLTAGLEYLWLLKHETRKIIVYDRIDLIQPEKYNEMMVDVQQRTGLKINRIEIGKIDFLRDVAQIMIFYDGDIQSFGTGAGPSDSE
- a CDS encoding polyphosphate polymerase domain-containing protein, which translates into the protein MKGKLTDLLHTYHGISLEELSRAPLMNRVDEKFAFPISKLEAFLEEMRPYYDVLNIDGKVIFDYTSQYFDNSNYSFFYDHHKSLPHRFKVRIRTYLDSNKSYLEVKEKIKGRTDKNRINIDGFTSDFSDDQRTFLLDKLQKQIDLKPVMVNSYRRITLVNKLVEERLTIDFDIINGTLDDPNCKNQTLSAIVIAELKQPKLDRTSPFYQLMKRELVRPFRISKFCFGMIDLYEDDRLKANRFKAKKLLIQKLINNSSHASLPSAGL
- the purT gene encoding formate-dependent phosphoribosylglycinamide formyltransferase; its protein translation is MQKKILLLGSGELGKELVIALQRLGQTVIAVDSYENAPAMQVADSFEVINMLDAVSLDAIVAKHNPDLIVPEIEAIRTERFYEYEKMGIQVIPSAKAANFTMNRKAIRDLAAKDLGVKTANYLYAKTGEEFERAVLEIGIPCVVKPLMSSSGKGQSVIRSKEEISKAWTYAIEGSRGDLKEVIVEEFIPFDYEITLLTVTQNSGETLFCAPIGHRQERGDYQESWQPMPMNPDHLKEAQEMAAKVTKALGGSGLWGVEFFITKDGAYFSELSPRPHDTGMVTLAGTQNFSEFELHARAILGLPIPSIISLKNGASAVVLADRESDNIPTFSGLEEVLQVEGSDVRIFGKPTTRPYRRMAVVLYSGDQEVTQVTDRAKELAKKITINYK